The following coding sequences lie in one Nocardioides sambongensis genomic window:
- a CDS encoding nicotinate phosphoribosyltransferase, translated as MDRTGLLTDRYELTMLDSWVRDGSVDNPAVFEAFARRLPEGRRYGVLAGLGRLLPMITDFSFGGAEVEWLAAQGVVGTETARYLRDFRFRGDIDGYREGDLYFPGSPVLTVRGTLGECVVLETLVLSVLNHDTAIASAAARMAVAAGGRPLIEMGSRRTHEQAAIATARAAYLAGFASTSNLAAGRLHGVPTVGTAAHAFTLAHRSEAEAFRSQVEALGAGTTLLVDTYDTTEGIRTAVRVAGTGLGAIRIDSGDLAEESVRARALLDELGATSTRITVTSDLDEFVIAALADAPIDGYGVGTRVATGSGHPTASMVYKLVAVADEPGGTLRPVAKRSAAKASVGGAKRAWRRYDAGVLTAEWYTADTAGPPEGATPAQVALVRAGEVVHAPGLAEVREHTRATLATLPPGERTVAAGDAYLTVTADAPDLHAPPTQREETPMNQTNTSTTPSTLDGTGSTGPRAARALLIVDVQNDFVEGGSLGVDGGNDVARRISEHLDARADDYRVVAASRDWHHGEGTNGGHFAAPGEDPDFVETWPVHCVQGEDGSHYAPDLVTDAVTHHVVKGMGEPAYSAFEGVSEEGRRLADILREAGVEEVDVTGIATDYCVRATALDAVKEGFTVTLLDGLHAGVAAESSAAALAEMEAAGVQRR; from the coding sequence ATGGACCGGACCGGCCTGCTGACCGATCGCTACGAGCTGACGATGCTCGACTCCTGGGTCCGCGACGGCAGCGTCGACAACCCGGCGGTGTTCGAGGCGTTCGCCCGCCGACTGCCCGAGGGCCGCCGCTACGGCGTGCTCGCCGGACTCGGCCGGCTGCTGCCGATGATCACCGACTTCTCCTTCGGCGGGGCGGAGGTCGAATGGCTCGCCGCCCAGGGCGTGGTCGGCACGGAGACCGCCCGCTATCTGCGCGACTTCCGCTTCCGCGGCGACATCGACGGCTACCGGGAGGGCGACCTCTACTTCCCGGGCAGCCCGGTGCTCACGGTGCGCGGCACCCTCGGCGAGTGCGTGGTGCTGGAGACGCTGGTGCTCAGCGTGCTGAACCACGACACCGCGATCGCCAGTGCGGCGGCGCGCATGGCGGTCGCCGCCGGCGGCCGGCCGCTGATCGAGATGGGCAGTCGTCGTACCCACGAGCAGGCGGCGATCGCGACCGCGCGGGCTGCGTACCTGGCCGGGTTCGCCTCCACCAGCAACCTCGCCGCCGGGCGTCTGCACGGCGTGCCCACCGTCGGCACCGCCGCCCACGCCTTCACCCTCGCCCACCGCAGCGAGGCGGAGGCCTTCCGCAGCCAGGTCGAGGCGCTCGGCGCGGGCACCACGCTGCTCGTCGACACCTACGACACCACCGAGGGGATCCGGACCGCGGTGCGGGTCGCCGGCACCGGCCTCGGCGCGATCCGGATCGACTCCGGCGACCTGGCCGAGGAGTCGGTGCGGGCCCGCGCGCTGCTCGACGAACTGGGCGCCACCAGCACCCGGATCACCGTGACCAGCGACCTCGACGAGTTCGTGATCGCCGCGCTCGCCGACGCCCCGATCGACGGCTACGGCGTCGGCACCCGCGTGGCCACCGGGTCCGGACACCCGACCGCGAGCATGGTCTACAAGCTCGTCGCGGTCGCCGACGAGCCCGGCGGCACCCTGCGCCCGGTGGCGAAGAGGTCGGCGGCCAAGGCCTCGGTGGGCGGCGCCAAGCGCGCCTGGCGCCGGTACGACGCCGGCGTGCTCACCGCGGAGTGGTACACCGCCGACACCGCCGGGCCGCCGGAGGGCGCCACGCCCGCACAGGTGGCCCTGGTCCGGGCCGGCGAGGTGGTCCACGCCCCCGGCCTCGCCGAGGTCCGCGAGCACACCCGGGCCACCCTGGCCACCCTGCCGCCCGGTGAGCGCACAGTGGCGGCCGGCGACGCCTACCTCACCGTGACCGCGGACGCACCCGACCTGCACGCCCCACCCACCCAGCGGGAGGAGACCCCGATGAACCAGACCAATACCTCGACCACCCCGAGCACCCTCGACGGCACCGGCAGCACCGGGCCCCGGGCCGCCAGGGCCCTGCTGATCGTCGACGTCCAGAACGACTTCGTCGAGGGCGGCTCGCTCGGCGTCGACGGCGGCAACGACGTGGCCCGCCGGATCAGCGAGCACCTCGACGCACGCGCCGACGACTACCGCGTGGTCGCGGCGTCGCGGGACTGGCACCACGGCGAGGGCACCAACGGCGGACACTTCGCGGCCCCGGGCGAGGACCCCGACTTCGTGGAGACCTGGCCGGTGCACTGCGTGCAGGGCGAGGACGGGTCGCACTACGCCCCCGACCTGGTGACCGACGCGGTGACGCACCACGTGGTCAAGGGCATGGGCGAGCCGGCGTACTCGGCGTTCGAGGGGGTGAGCGAGGAGGGCCGCCGGCTCGCCGACATCCTGCGCGAAGCCGGCGTCGAGGAGGTCGACGTCACCGGGATCGCCACCGACTACTGCGTCCGGGCGACCGCCCTGGATGCCGTCAAGGAGGGCTTCACGGTCACCCTGCTCGACGGCCTGCATGCCGGAGTCGCCGCGGAGAGCTCGGCCGCCGCGTTGGCGGAGATGGAGGCAGCGGGGGTGCAGCGGCGATGA
- a CDS encoding DNA-formamidopyrimidine glycosylase family protein: protein MPEGDTVFRTAALLERALSGRMLERSDLRVPRHATADLAGATVVRTVSRGKHLLTRFDLDGDLVTLHTHLKMEGTWRVHRPGDRWERPGHTARVVLLAAPTPVRGSGPVEAVGFSLGAVDLLPSADESEVVGHLGPDLLDPDWGPGHAATAAARLLARPERPLRSALLDQSNLAGIGNVYAAEICFLTRLHPEVAVGGVDDIPAVVDRARRLLLLNRDRPRRVTTADPRAPTWVYGRAGRACRRCGTRIRSADSGDVPGQERVSYWCPSCQPAAG from the coding sequence GTGCCTGAGGGCGACACCGTGTTCCGCACCGCCGCGCTGCTGGAGCGCGCGCTGTCGGGCCGGATGCTGGAGCGTTCGGACCTGCGCGTCCCCCGGCACGCCACCGCCGACCTGGCCGGCGCGACGGTGGTGCGCACCGTGTCCCGGGGCAAGCACCTGCTGACCCGATTCGATCTGGACGGCGACCTGGTGACCCTGCACACCCACCTCAAGATGGAGGGCACCTGGCGGGTGCACCGTCCTGGTGACCGCTGGGAACGTCCGGGACACACCGCGCGGGTGGTGCTCCTCGCCGCACCGACCCCGGTCCGCGGCTCCGGACCGGTCGAGGCGGTGGGCTTCTCGCTCGGCGCCGTCGACCTGCTCCCGTCGGCCGACGAGTCGGAGGTGGTGGGCCACCTCGGGCCCGACCTCCTCGACCCGGACTGGGGGCCCGGGCACGCCGCGACGGCCGCCGCGCGGCTGCTGGCCCGCCCGGAGCGCCCGTTGCGCAGTGCCCTGCTCGACCAGTCCAACCTGGCCGGCATCGGCAACGTCTACGCCGCCGAGATCTGCTTCCTCACCCGCCTCCATCCCGAGGTCGCGGTGGGCGGGGTGGACGACATCCCCGCCGTCGTGGACCGGGCACGTCGGCTGCTGCTGCTCAACCGGGACCGGCCCCGGCGGGTGACGACCGCCGACCCGCGAGCACCGACCTGGGTCTACGGACGAGCGGGTCGGGCCTGCCGCCGTTGCGGGACACGGATCCGGTCCGCGGACAGCGGCGACGTACCCGGTCAGGAGCGAGTCAGCTACTGGTGCCCGTCCTGCCAGCCCGCCGCCGGGTGA
- a CDS encoding TIGR03086 family metal-binding protein, producing the protein MTPDEPAAEHRVVAGLFGERVAGVGAADAPGWSAPAPVEGWTARDVVRHLVEWFPGLLSSAGISLPPVDVDDDPVAAWRQRSADVQALLDSPDVRGRTFEHPHIPAMPLDRMVSRFYTADVFLHTWDLARATGQDERLDPGRCAVMLAGMEPLDEVLRASGQYGPKVEVPAGADAQTRLLGFIGRNP; encoded by the coding sequence ATGACCCCCGACGAGCCGGCCGCCGAGCACCGGGTGGTGGCCGGCCTCTTCGGCGAGCGGGTGGCCGGCGTCGGCGCTGCCGATGCGCCCGGCTGGTCCGCACCGGCCCCGGTCGAGGGCTGGACGGCGCGGGACGTCGTACGACACCTGGTGGAGTGGTTCCCGGGGCTGCTGTCGTCGGCCGGCATCAGCCTTCCGCCGGTCGACGTGGACGACGACCCGGTCGCGGCCTGGCGGCAGCGCTCGGCGGACGTCCAGGCGCTGCTCGACTCCCCCGATGTGCGGGGGCGGACCTTCGAGCACCCGCACATCCCGGCGATGCCGCTGGACCGGATGGTCTCCCGGTTCTACACCGCCGACGTCTTCCTGCACACCTGGGACCTGGCCCGCGCGACCGGGCAGGACGAGCGGCTCGACCCCGGACGCTGCGCCGTGATGCTGGCCGGGATGGAGCCGCTGGACGAGGTGCTGCGCGCCAGTGGGCAGTACGGGCCGAAGGTCGAGGTCCCCGCCGGAGCCGACGCGCAGACCCGGTTGCTCGGGTTCATCGGCCGGAACCCGTGA
- a CDS encoding HsdM family class I SAM-dependent methyltransferase → MTAAREEAEALAEAYETDLRAATVERRSRGAFYTPPALVAWVLDHALPASTDGADAPRVLDPACGTGHFLVAAARRLGDVRAVWGSDLDPEAVRIARLRLAALAPEVPPAEIEARVRVADGLAEWAGEHFDAVVGNPPFLGQLRARTAGRTGGLGAYTDTSAAFLHAALDLVQPGGTVALVQPLSVLAARDAGPVRAAVAGRGAVTAFWCSPTPVFADTPVLTCVPVVRIGAAAAIGPDEWGALAAPSFGIPAVTLPRGPGTLGDLAVTTADFRDQYYGLRPYVAESPGRSDPARWAPLVTTGLIDPADLRWGGFPTRFDRRRYDAPVVDVAALSAGPDRALARWAAARRVPKVLVAGQGRVIEAIADAEGGLLPSVPVLTVVPRDGQDVWPLLALTLAPPLVAAAAARYLGTGLTAASIKVSATQLAALPLPGDGRSERAAWREAARGARRAQQARAAGADDLQHAEALEEVGVLMTAAYGLDPHGADQELCGWWSGRLRRNAVGVRTDNRSDPGGPGS, encoded by the coding sequence ATGACCGCCGCACGCGAGGAGGCCGAGGCCCTCGCCGAGGCCTATGAGACGGACCTGCGCGCGGCCACCGTCGAGCGGCGCTCCCGCGGCGCCTTCTACACGCCACCCGCGCTCGTCGCCTGGGTGCTGGACCACGCGCTGCCGGCGTCGACCGACGGCGCGGACGCTCCGCGGGTGCTCGACCCCGCCTGCGGCACCGGCCACTTCCTGGTCGCTGCCGCACGACGACTCGGTGACGTGCGCGCGGTCTGGGGCTCGGACCTGGACCCCGAGGCGGTGCGCATCGCCCGGCTGCGGCTGGCGGCGCTCGCGCCGGAGGTCCCCCCGGCCGAGATCGAGGCGCGGGTCAGGGTCGCCGACGGACTGGCCGAGTGGGCCGGCGAACACTTCGACGCGGTGGTCGGCAACCCGCCGTTCCTCGGACAGCTGCGGGCACGCACCGCCGGGCGCACCGGAGGCCTCGGTGCCTACACCGACACCAGCGCCGCCTTCCTGCACGCCGCCCTCGACCTGGTGCAGCCGGGTGGCACGGTCGCGCTGGTGCAGCCGCTCTCGGTGCTCGCGGCCCGCGACGCGGGACCGGTCCGGGCGGCCGTCGCCGGCAGGGGTGCGGTCACCGCCTTCTGGTGCAGCCCCACCCCGGTCTTCGCCGACACCCCGGTGCTGACCTGCGTGCCGGTGGTCCGGATCGGCGCCGCGGCGGCCATCGGCCCGGACGAGTGGGGCGCGCTCGCCGCGCCGTCCTTCGGCATCCCGGCCGTGACCCTGCCGAGGGGCCCCGGGACGCTCGGTGACCTGGCCGTGACCACCGCGGACTTCCGGGACCAGTACTACGGGCTGCGGCCCTACGTGGCCGAGTCGCCGGGGCGGAGCGACCCGGCCCGCTGGGCCCCACTGGTGACCACCGGCCTGATCGACCCCGCCGACCTGCGCTGGGGCGGCTTCCCGACCCGCTTCGACCGCCGCCGGTACGACGCCCCGGTGGTCGACGTCGCCGCGCTGTCCGCCGGTCCCGACCGGGCACTGGCCCGCTGGGCGGCTGCCCGCCGGGTGCCCAAAGTACTGGTGGCCGGGCAGGGCAGGGTGATCGAGGCGATCGCCGACGCCGAAGGCGGGCTGCTGCCGTCGGTGCCGGTGCTGACCGTGGTGCCGCGCGACGGGCAGGACGTCTGGCCGCTGCTCGCGCTGACCCTGGCGCCACCCCTGGTGGCGGCCGCGGCGGCGCGCTACCTGGGCACCGGTCTGACGGCGGCGTCGATCAAGGTCAGTGCCACCCAGTTGGCCGCGCTCCCGCTGCCCGGCGACGGCCGCTCCGAGCGCGCCGCCTGGCGGGAGGCCGCCCGAGGGGCCCGACGCGCGCAGCAGGCCCGCGCGGCCGGCGCGGACGACCTCCAGCACGCCGAGGCCCTGGAGGAGGTCGGGGTGCTGATGACCGCGGCCTACGGGCTGGACCCGCACGGGGCGGACCAGGAGCTCTGCGGCTGGTGGAGCGGGCGCCTGCGGCGGAACGCCGTCGGCGTTCGGACCGATAACCGTTCGGACCCTGGCGGCCCGGGCTCCTAG
- a CDS encoding NUDIX hydrolase: protein MTDHPPFAVTVDLAVFTIRDGALAVLLVRRGEDPFAGSWALPGGFVEPDEDAEQAAARELAEETGVAGFGGHLEQLRTYSAPDRDPRMRVVSVAYVALAPDLPDPQAGTDAADARWWAVDDLLGTGPDTPTLAFDHHQILLDARERVRAKLEYTTLATEFVAEPFTLPELRRVYAAVWGTPPDLGNFRRKVLGTDGFVVATDDHGGAGETGGRRALLYRRGPADAIQPPMARS, encoded by the coding sequence ATGACCGATCACCCTCCCTTCGCCGTGACCGTCGACCTGGCGGTCTTCACCATCCGCGACGGCGCACTCGCGGTCCTGCTGGTCCGACGCGGCGAGGACCCGTTCGCCGGATCCTGGGCCCTGCCCGGCGGGTTCGTCGAGCCGGACGAGGACGCCGAGCAGGCGGCCGCACGCGAGCTCGCCGAGGAGACCGGCGTGGCCGGGTTCGGCGGCCACCTGGAGCAGCTGAGGACCTACTCCGCCCCGGACCGCGACCCCCGGATGCGGGTGGTGTCGGTCGCCTACGTCGCGCTGGCACCGGACCTCCCCGACCCGCAGGCCGGCACCGACGCCGCCGACGCCCGCTGGTGGGCGGTCGACGACCTGCTCGGCACCGGGCCGGACACGCCCACCCTGGCCTTCGACCACCACCAGATCCTGCTGGACGCCCGGGAGCGGGTCCGGGCGAAGCTGGAGTACACGACGCTGGCGACGGAGTTCGTCGCCGAGCCCTTCACGCTGCCCGAGCTGCGCCGGGTGTACGCCGCGGTGTGGGGCACCCCGCCGGACCTCGGCAACTTCCGGCGCAAGGTGCTGGGCACCGACGGTTTCGTGGTGGCCACCGACGACCACGGCGGGGCGGGCGAGACCGGCGGGCGTCGGGCGCTGCTCTACCGCCGCGGCCCGGCCGACGCGATCCAGCCTCCGATGGCGCGGAGCTGA
- a CDS encoding ArsR/SmtB family transcription factor has protein sequence MVEHDDRLSRAFGALADPTRRDLVARLSTGDATVSELAAPYQVSLQAISKHLKVLEEAGLVRRSRDAQRRPVHLDAEVFDLMTKWIDRYRGQAEERYQRLDTVLVRMQGHDSPAPGDADPADPTHRGAAG, from the coding sequence ATGGTTGAACACGATGACCGCCTGTCCCGGGCCTTCGGCGCACTCGCCGATCCGACCCGGCGGGACCTGGTGGCGCGGCTGAGCACCGGAGACGCGACGGTCAGCGAGCTGGCCGCTCCCTACCAGGTCTCGCTCCAGGCGATCTCCAAGCACCTGAAGGTGCTGGAGGAGGCCGGGCTGGTGCGACGCAGCCGCGATGCGCAACGGCGCCCGGTGCACCTGGACGCCGAGGTGTTCGACCTGATGACGAAGTGGATCGACCGCTACCGCGGCCAGGCCGAGGAGCGCTACCAGCGGCTGGACACCGTGCTGGTCCGGATGCAGGGACACGACTCCCCCGCGCCCGGCGACGCCGACCCGGCCGACCCGACACACCGAGGAGCAGCAGGATGA
- a CDS encoding TfoX/Sxy family protein → MAYDETLATRVRAALDGLPIAGGRLGAEKAMFGGLAFLLDGSMALAVSGQGGIMVRVGAGAARELVASTPAEPVEMGTRVMGGWVRVAAEHLTHDDELSAWVARGVAALD, encoded by the coding sequence ATGGCGTACGACGAGACGCTGGCCACCCGGGTCCGCGCGGCCCTGGACGGGTTGCCGATCGCCGGTGGACGGCTCGGGGCCGAGAAGGCGATGTTCGGCGGCCTCGCGTTCCTCCTCGACGGCTCGATGGCACTGGCGGTCAGCGGTCAGGGCGGGATCATGGTCAGGGTCGGCGCCGGTGCCGCTCGGGAGCTGGTGGCGAGCACCCCGGCCGAGCCGGTCGAGATGGGCACCCGGGTGATGGGCGGCTGGGTGCGGGTCGCGGCGGAGCACCTCACCCACGACGACGAGCTGAGCGCGTGGGTCGCGCGGGGCGTCGCGGCGCTCGACTGA
- a CDS encoding ABC transporter permease, producing the protein MSAAAAASAAPPLRPWQAVRLLLLRNYMSYRRAWPLFLTGFLEPFFYLLSIGIGVGALVDSFSFGGREIDYATFVAPGMLAVSAFNGALMDSTFNVYFKLRLNKLYDQILATPMTTSDVARGEIAWGQLRGGIYATGFLLVMLAMGLIESWWALLALPAVLLLGFAFSAVCMAATTWMKSFQDFDKITLIQLPLFLFSATFFPIDTYPEPVRWLVECTPLYRGVVLCRELTTGEVSWASAVSVVYLVAMGLAGLWLVRRRLDALLLT; encoded by the coding sequence GTGAGCGCCGCCGCGGCGGCCTCCGCGGCACCGCCGCTGCGTCCCTGGCAGGCCGTTCGTCTCCTGCTGCTGCGCAACTACATGTCCTACCGGCGCGCCTGGCCGCTCTTCTTGACCGGCTTCCTCGAGCCGTTCTTCTACCTCCTCTCCATCGGCATCGGCGTCGGTGCCCTGGTCGACTCGTTCTCCTTCGGTGGGAGGGAGATCGACTACGCGACCTTCGTCGCCCCCGGGATGCTCGCGGTCTCCGCCTTCAACGGGGCACTGATGGACTCCACGTTCAACGTCTACTTCAAGCTCCGGCTCAACAAGCTCTACGACCAGATCCTCGCCACACCGATGACCACGTCCGACGTCGCCCGTGGGGAGATCGCCTGGGGGCAGTTGCGGGGCGGGATCTACGCCACCGGCTTCCTGCTGGTGATGCTCGCGATGGGTCTGATCGAGTCCTGGTGGGCGCTGCTGGCGCTGCCGGCCGTGCTGCTGCTGGGCTTCGCCTTCAGCGCGGTCTGCATGGCCGCCACGACCTGGATGAAGTCGTTCCAGGACTTCGACAAGATCACCTTGATCCAGCTCCCGTTGTTCCTCTTCTCGGCCACCTTCTTCCCGATCGACACCTATCCGGAGCCGGTGCGCTGGCTGGTCGAGTGCACCCCGCTCTACCGCGGCGTGGTGCTCTGTCGCGAGCTCACCACCGGCGAGGTCTCCTGGGCCTCGGCGGTCTCGGTGGTGTATCTGGTCGCGATGGGTCTGGCAGGGTTGTGGCTGGTGCGGCGCCGGCTGGACGCGCTGCTGCTCACCTGA
- a CDS encoding ABC transporter ATP-binding protein: MTHPEAGPAPFPAPDDSGPPAEPESMIRARGLRKSFGSFEAVRGVDLDVRPGEVFGFLGPNGAGKSSTMRMIASVSPVTAGELRILGMDPAVDGPAIRARIGVCPQEDNLDNEINVADNLYVYGRYFGLPKAVVRERVAELLEFAKLTDKAGAQVDELSGGMKRRLTIARSLINRPDLLLLDEPTTGLDPQARHLLWDQLYRLKQAGVTLVITSHYMDEVEQLADRLVVMDKGVIVAEGSPMELIRAHSTREVAELRFGVGEHQALEAEIADLGDRVEVLPDRLLVYAADGEEVVAQVHARGLVPLATLVRRSTLEDVFLRLTGRTLVE, from the coding sequence GTGACGCACCCTGAGGCCGGACCCGCGCCGTTCCCGGCGCCCGACGACTCCGGACCACCCGCCGAGCCGGAGTCGATGATCCGGGCCCGGGGCCTGCGCAAGTCCTTCGGCTCGTTCGAGGCGGTCCGCGGGGTCGACCTCGACGTGCGTCCCGGCGAGGTGTTCGGGTTCCTCGGGCCCAACGGGGCGGGCAAGTCCTCCACGATGCGGATGATCGCCTCGGTCTCCCCGGTCACCGCCGGTGAGCTCCGGATCCTGGGCATGGACCCGGCCGTGGACGGGCCGGCGATCCGTGCGCGGATCGGGGTGTGCCCGCAGGAGGACAACCTGGACAACGAGATCAACGTCGCCGACAACCTCTACGTCTACGGGCGCTACTTCGGGCTGCCGAAGGCGGTGGTCCGCGAGCGCGTCGCCGAGCTGCTGGAGTTCGCCAAGCTGACCGACAAGGCCGGCGCGCAGGTCGACGAGCTCTCCGGTGGCATGAAGCGTCGGCTGACCATCGCCCGCTCCCTGATCAACCGTCCCGACCTGCTGCTGCTCGACGAGCCCACCACCGGGCTGGACCCGCAGGCGCGCCACCTGCTCTGGGACCAGCTGTACCGGCTCAAGCAGGCCGGCGTGACCCTGGTGATCACCAGCCACTACATGGACGAGGTCGAGCAGCTCGCGGACCGCCTGGTGGTGATGGACAAGGGCGTCATCGTCGCGGAGGGCTCCCCGATGGAGCTGATCCGCGCGCACTCCACCCGCGAGGTGGCCGAGTTGCGCTTCGGGGTGGGGGAGCACCAGGCGCTGGAGGCGGAGATCGCCGACCTCGGGGACCGCGTCGAGGTGCTGCCGGACCGGCTGCTCGTCTACGCCGCCGACGGCGAGGAGGTGGTGGCGCAGGTGCACGCACGCGGTCTGGTGCCGCTGGCCACCCTGGTCCGGCGCTCCACGCTGGAGGACGTCTTCCTGCGCCTCACCGGCCGGACGCTGGTCGAGTGA
- a CDS encoding ABC transporter permease encodes MAAATPGSLGLREGIGRQVDYWATLWRRTWRGVIVSSFLSPFLYVLAMGVLLGGFVEADPDVLEGATSYLAFVVPGLIAAHAMQTAVSETTYPVMGMIKWQRVYESMLATPLEPRHVVGAHLSSVVLHLAVTCGLYNLVMVPFGVFEAWWSPFLAFVAQVLCGTAFAAIVYGYATRVRSEESFGVLFRVGVFPLFLFSGAFFPVVNLGEAGAWLARVTPLWHGVNLSRMLTLDHVTWWVAAVNAGVLVALVVLGWRWSVSGLQKRMIA; translated from the coding sequence ATGGCGGCCGCGACGCCGGGCTCGCTCGGCCTGCGGGAGGGGATCGGCCGCCAGGTCGACTACTGGGCCACCCTGTGGCGCCGGACCTGGCGGGGCGTGATCGTCTCCTCGTTCCTCTCGCCGTTCCTCTACGTGCTCGCCATGGGGGTGCTCCTCGGCGGGTTCGTCGAGGCCGACCCGGACGTGCTGGAGGGCGCGACGTCGTACCTGGCCTTCGTGGTGCCGGGGCTGATCGCGGCGCACGCGATGCAGACCGCGGTCTCCGAGACGACCTACCCGGTGATGGGCATGATCAAGTGGCAGCGGGTCTACGAGTCGATGCTGGCCACCCCGCTCGAGCCTCGCCACGTGGTGGGCGCGCACCTGTCGTCGGTGGTGCTGCACCTCGCCGTCACCTGCGGTCTCTACAACCTGGTGATGGTTCCGTTCGGGGTCTTCGAGGCGTGGTGGTCACCGTTCCTGGCGTTCGTCGCACAGGTGCTCTGCGGGACCGCCTTCGCCGCGATCGTCTACGGCTACGCCACGCGGGTCCGCTCGGAGGAGAGCTTCGGCGTGCTGTTCCGGGTCGGTGTCTTCCCGCTGTTCCTGTTCTCCGGTGCCTTCTTCCCGGTCGTCAACCTCGGGGAGGCCGGTGCCTGGCTGGCCCGGGTGACGCCACTGTGGCACGGGGTGAACCTCTCCCGGATGCTCACCCTGGACCACGTGACCTGGTGGGTGGCGGCGGTCAACGCCGGCGTCCTGGTGGCCCTGGTCGTGCTGGGTTGGCGCTGGTCGGTCTCCGGGCTGCAGAAGCGGATGATCGCGTGA
- a CDS encoding SRPBCC family protein, which yields MTTPSDQTTGGTRIEADPDLPTIRMTRDFDAPCELLWRAHVEPDLVAQWMGPHSIGMDIDVWDIRTGGAYRYTATREGEDVAHFYGAVHRVDQHRRIVQTFGFEEMPDAVSLDTLLFHELPGGRTRLEALSVVYDFESRAGMLASGMEVGVNEGYDALDALLVQMQRAGDGAAG from the coding sequence ATGACCACCCCTTCCGACCAGACCACCGGCGGCACCCGGATCGAGGCCGATCCCGACCTGCCCACCATCCGGATGACCCGCGACTTCGACGCTCCGTGCGAGCTCCTCTGGCGCGCCCACGTGGAGCCCGACCTCGTCGCCCAGTGGATGGGCCCGCACTCGATCGGCATGGACATCGACGTGTGGGACATCCGCACCGGCGGCGCATACCGCTACACCGCCACCCGCGAGGGCGAGGACGTCGCCCACTTCTACGGCGCGGTGCACCGGGTCGACCAGCACCGCCGGATCGTGCAGACCTTCGGCTTCGAGGAGATGCCCGACGCGGTCAGCCTGGACACCCTGCTCTTCCACGAGCTCCCGGGCGGGCGCACCCGCCTCGAGGCGCTCTCGGTCGTCTACGACTTCGAGTCCCGCGCCGGGATGCTGGCCAGCGGGATGGAGGTCGGCGTGAACGAGGGCTACGACGCGCTCGACGCGCTGCTCGTCCAGATGCAGCGGGCGGGCGACGGGGCGGCCGGATGA
- a CDS encoding DM13 domain-containing protein has translation MGRRRVIGIGAGAVVVVAVAVALALFQPWLLVVDETVEEDLPDDVVATDDSGLAGDGESDGATDAAEQAQSPEPTRSAPAWTELASGDFIDAEHGTTGRARIVRSADGDRQLWLEGLDTSNGPDLHVWVTDRPSGGDCAGCSDSWGIYDDGAYARLGELKGNRGDQRYPIPDDADLSAMTSVVIWCDRFNVAFGTAAIA, from the coding sequence GTGGGGCGACGACGGGTGATCGGGATCGGTGCCGGGGCGGTGGTCGTGGTGGCCGTCGCTGTCGCGCTCGCGCTCTTCCAGCCCTGGCTGCTGGTGGTCGACGAGACGGTGGAGGAGGACCTGCCCGACGACGTGGTCGCCACCGACGACAGCGGTCTGGCCGGGGACGGGGAGTCCGACGGCGCGACCGACGCCGCCGAGCAGGCGCAGAGCCCGGAGCCGACGCGGTCCGCGCCTGCCTGGACCGAGCTCGCATCCGGCGACTTCATCGACGCCGAGCACGGCACCACCGGCCGGGCGCGGATCGTGCGCAGCGCCGACGGCGACCGTCAGCTCTGGCTGGAGGGCCTGGACACCTCCAACGGCCCGGACCTGCACGTGTGGGTCACCGACCGCCCCAGCGGGGGCGACTGCGCCGGCTGCTCGGACTCGTGGGGCATCTACGACGACGGCGCCTACGCGCGGCTCGGCGAGCTCAAGGGAAACCGCGGTGACCAGCGCTATCCGATCCCGGACGACGCGGACCTGTCGGCGATGACGTCGGTCGTGATCTGGTGCGACCGGTTCAACGTCGCCTTCGGCACTGCCGCGATCGCCTGA